A single window of Eucalyptus grandis isolate ANBG69807.140 chromosome 1, ASM1654582v1, whole genome shotgun sequence DNA harbors:
- the LOC104449050 gene encoding F-box protein At4g00755: MADPGDLLQQLGPDMSINIFMQLDDPSDLARACAVSRTWHQFVIANELCKMLCLRMFPEVSCVTHLVEVNNMIEPLKVKSCTSLEWEQRKRNHKVYAFLARGLTSAVGKNCIAEAISASSTDNYPEESVRNTLEPRDRVEWRASYWSSKGESDPKVSESLVYKLNAKLCIVTEIHIQPFQAFFQFGYPIYSAKSVRFRMGHLKTPKMDNGTVDDSGDGDESENKYVWTYTSPEFPMAQENCLQQFKLPQPVLSIGGILQVDLLGRVQRQEIDGLYYICVAHVQVLGRPLSPAFDVEIVDSSGRCMLKHYPGVESHASSASSTKDESGTPSRVRTLTAMLMERGVRSWEQMILSTILGNAVVVDSDESDEEIRD, encoded by the exons ATGGCGGACCCTGGTGACCTTTTACAGCAGCTTGGACCAGACATgtccataaatatttttatgcaattggatgaCCCTTCTGATCTAGCTCGTGCTTGTGCCGTATCTCGTACTTGGCACCAATTCG TGATTGCAAATGAACTTTGCAAGATGCTCTGTTTGAGGATGTTCCCTGAAGTATCGTGTGTTACTCATTTAGTCGAAGTGAATAACATGATAGAGCCTTTAAAAGTAAAATCTTGCACTTCTCTCGAATGGGAGCAACGTAAGAGGAATCATAAAGTCTATGCCTTTCTGGCTCGAGGTCTCACATCTGCTGTCGGGAAGAATTGTATAGCAGAGGCTATTAGTGCATCTAGCACCGATAACTACCCAGAGGAAAGTGTACGAAACACTTTGGAACCAAGGGATAGAGTTGAATGGAGAGCATCGTACTGGTCGAGCAAAGGTGAAAGTGACCCCAAAGTTTCAGAGTCTTTGGTGTACAAGTTGAATGCTAAATTATGCATTGTTACTGAGATCCATATTCAACCATTTCAAG CATTTTTTCAGTTTGGATATCCTATATATTCAGCTAAGTCTGTCAGATTCAGAATGGGTCATCTAAAGACTCCGAAAATGGATAATGGAACTGTTGATGACTCTGGAGATGGAGATGAATCAGAGAACAAATATGTTTGGACGTATACGTCGCCAGAATTTCCAATGGCTCAG GAAAATTGCTTGCAACAATTTAAGCTGCCCCAACCTGTACTTAGTATTGGAGGAATCCTGCAAGTTGATTTGTTGGGCAGAGTCCAGAGACAAGAAATCGATGGATTATACTACATATG TGTAGCGCATGTCCAAGTTTTGGGTCGGCCGCTCTCCCCCGCATTTGACGTCGAGATCGTTGACTCGTCTGGAAGATGCATGCTCAAGCACTACCCTGGAGTGGAGAGTCATGCATCTTCTGCGAGCTCGACAAAGGATGAAAGTGGTACGCCTTCTCGGGTCCGGACTCTTACGGCAATGTTGATGGAAAGAGGGGTAAGGAGTTGGGAGCAAATGATTTTGAGCACAATTCTGGGGAATGCAGTGGTTGTTGACTCCGACGAATCAGACGAAGAGATTCGTGATTAA